The Budorcas taxicolor isolate Tak-1 chromosome 25, Takin1.1, whole genome shotgun sequence genome includes a region encoding these proteins:
- the PNPLA2 gene encoding patatin-like phospholipase domain-containing protein 2, whose amino-acid sequence MFPKETTWNISFAGCGFLGVYHIGVASCLREHAPFLVANATHIYGASAGALTATALVTGVCLGEAGANIIEVSKEARKRFLGPLHPSFNMVKTLRSCLLKSLPADCHGCASGRLGISLTRVSDGENVIITHFNSKEELIQANVCSTFIPVYCGLIPPSFQGVRYVDGGISDNLPLYELKNTITVSPFSGESDICPQDSSTNIHELRVTNTSIQFNLRNLYRLSKALFPPEPLVLQEMCKQGYRDGLRFLRRNGLLNRPNPLLALPPSQPPAPEDADAEEGAVAMERTGGKDHPPPPREDHILEHLPSRLNEALLEACMEPTDLLTTLSRMLPVRLAMAMMVPYTLPLESAVSFTIRLLEWLPDVPEDIRWMKEQTGSVCQYLVMRAKRKLGSRLPSRLSEQVELRRARSLPSVPLSCAAYSEALPSWMRNSLSLGDVLAKWEECQRQLLLGLFCANVAFPPDALRMRAPAGPAPAPPQHPPSSPPC is encoded by the exons ATGTTCCCCAAGGAGACGACGTGGAACATCTCGTTCGCGGGCTGCGGCTTCCTCGGCGTCTACCATATCGGCGTGGCCTCCTGCCTCCGCGAGCACGCGCCCTTCCTGGTGGCCAACGCCACGCACATCTACGGCGCCTCGGCCGGGGCGCTCACGGCCACGGCGTTGGTCACCGGGGTCTGCCTGG GTGAAGCTGGTGCCAATATCATCGAGGTGTCCAAGGAGGCCCGGAAGCGGTTCTTGGGCCCGCTGCACCCTTCCTTCAACATGGTGAAGACCCTCCGGAGCTGCCTGCTGAAGAGCCTGCCTGCTGACTGCCACGGGTGTGCCAGCGGCCGCCTAGGCATCTCTCTGACCCGCGTCTCTGATGGCGAGAACGTCATTATAACCCACTTCAATTCCAAAGAGGAGCTTATCCAG GCCAATGTTTGCAGCACCTTCATCCCCGTGTACTGCGGCCTCATCCCCCCTTCCTTCCAGGGCGTG CGCTATGTGGACGGCGGCATCTCAGACAACCTGCCGCTCTATGAGCTCAAGAACACCATCACGGTGTCCCCCTTCTCGGGCGAGAGTGACATCTGCCCGCAGGACAGTTCCACCAACATCCACGAGCTCCGAGTCACCAACACCAGCATCCAGTTCAACCTGCGCAACCTCTACCGCCTCTCCAAGGCCCTGTTCCCACCCGAGCCCCTG GTGCTTCAAGAGATGTGCAAACAGGGCTACAGGGATGGCCTCCGTTTCCTGCGGCGGAACG gtctcctgaaccgGCCCAACCCCTTGCTGGCACTGCCCCccagccagccccctgcccctgaGGATGCCGACGCAGAGGAGGGGGCAGTGGCCATGGAGAGGACTGGAGGGAAGGACCACCCGCCTCCGCCCAGGGAGGATCACATCCTGGAGCACCTGCCCTCAAGGCTCAatgagg CCCTGCTGGAGGCCTGCATGGAGCCCACGGACCTGCTGACCACGCTCTCCCGCATGCTGCCCGTGCGTCTGGCCATGGCCATGATGGTGCCCTACACTCTGCCCCTGGAGAGCGCGGTGTCCTTCACCATCCG CTTGCTCGAGTGGCTGCCCGACGTCCCTGAGGACATCCGGTGGATGAAGGAGCAGACGGGCAGCGTCTGCCAGTACCTGGTGATGCGCGCCAAGAGGAAGCTGGGCAGCCGCCTGCCCTCCAG GCTGTCGGAGCAGGTGGAGCTGCGCCGCGCCCGCTCGCTGCCCTCCGTGCCGCTGTCCTGCGCCGCCTACAGCGAGGCGCTGCCCAGCTGGATGCGCAACAGCCTGTCGCTGGGGGATGTGCTAGCCAAGTGGGAGGAGTGCCAGCGGCAGCTGCTGCTCGGGCTCTTCTGCGCCAACGTGGCCTTCCCGCCCGACGCCCTGCGCATGCGCGCCCCCGCCGGCCCGGCCCCCGCTCCCCCGCAGCACCCGCCCAGCTCTCCCCCTTGCTGA
- the RPLP2 gene encoding 60S acidic ribosomal protein P2, with protein MRYVASYLLAALGGNSSPSAKDIKKILDSVGIEADDDRLNKVISELNGKNIEDVIAQGIGKLASVPAGGAVAVSAAPGSAAPAAGSAPAAAEEKKEEKKEESEESDDDMGFGLFD; from the exons ATGCGTTACGTTGCCTCCTACTTGTTGGCCGCCCTCGGGGGCAATTCCTCCCCCAGCGCCAAGGACATCAAAAAGATCCTGGACAGCGTGGGCATCGAGGCAGACGACGACCGGCTCAACAAG GTCATCAGTGAGCTCAACGGAAAGAACATTGAGGACGTCATTGCCCAGG GTATCGGCAAGCTGGCCAGTGTGCCTGCTGGCGGGGCTGTGGCCGTCTCTGCTGCCCCCGGATCGGCAGCACCCGCTGCGGGCTCTGCTCCCGCCGCAG cggaggagaagaaggaggagaagaaggaagagtcGGAGGAGTCAGATGACGACATGGGCTTTGGCTTGTTTGACTAG
- the PIDD1 gene encoding p53-induced death domain-containing protein 1: protein MAAVEAGPVPATSSPEDAARDASEAAGAGPEVPPLLAGNRLSLHLHPGGCRRLLRLCAQQAPQLLEVDFLQLSGHEDPQLLEAALARLPWSLPRLRSLVLKGGQRRDALGACLRGSLTTLPASLSSLAHLAHLDLSFNSLETLPACVPQMCGLDALLLSRNCLSELPAALGTLPALTFLTVTHNRLRTVPPALGALSSLQRLDLSGNLLEALPPEIGGLGSLAELNLASNRLQSLPSSLAGLRALRLFILHSNLLASVPASLACLPLLTRLDLRDNQLRDVPPELLDAPFVRLQGNPLGRPPPDPPSPPGTPVVPEMPRLLLTSDLDSFAVTPQGCSVTLACGVRLRFPAGAAAAPVTIRYRLWPPEPRLVPLGPHDALLSGVLELQPHGAAFQQEVGLWLPFVPPRARRCREVVVRTLSGNSWSDLETCLEEEAPTRLWAHCQVPHFSWFLVVSRPVSDARLVPPEGTLLCSSGHAGVRVTFPPGATEEPRHVRMQVVRVGSRELQALLGEPEAASSPLLCLSQSSPSSFLRPVTIQLPLPPGVTGLSLDRARLHLLHRAAPAAAWDDVTAQVALELTHLYARFQVTRFSWYWLWYTTKACVGSLAQKAWERLRLHRVNLIALQRRRDPKQVLLQCLPRSKVDATLRRLLERYRGPEPSDTVEMFEGEKFFAAFERGIDIDADRPDCVEGRLCFVFYSHLKNLKEVYVTTALDRRARAVRGQVSFYRGEVPEGVPEEAEAARQKRGPAALWMATLPIKLPRLRGCEAPTREPGLSLAPLNLGDAETGFLTQSNLLNVAGRLGPDWPAVALHLGLPYRELQRIRHEFRDDLDGQIRHMLFSWAERQAGQPGAVGRLVQALEQSDRRDVAEEVRAVLELGRRKYQEGIRHTSLAPRNLASPDRSPSPSPEPAQA, encoded by the exons ATGGCTGCGGTGGAGGCGGGGCCGGTGCCCGCGACATCATCCCCAGAAGATGCTGCGAGAGATGCTTCAGAGGCTGCGGGTGCGGGGCCGGAGGTGCCCCCGCTCCTGGCAGGGAACCGGCTGAGCCTGCACCTGCACCCCGGGGGCTGCCGCCGGCTGCTGCGCCTGTGCGCCCAGCAGGCCCCTCAGCTGCTGGAGGTGGACTTCCTGCAGCTGAGTGGCCACGAGGACCCTCAGCTGCTGGAGGCCGCCCTGGCCCGGCTGCCTTGGAGCCTGCCACGCCTCCGCTCCCTGGTCCTCAAAG GTGGGCAACGTCGGGATGCCCTGGGTGCCTGTCTCCGGGGGTCCCTCACCACGCTGCCCGCCAGCCTGAGCAGCCTAGCCCACTTGGCCCACCTGGATCTGAGCTTCAACAGCCTGGAGACACTGCCGGCCTGCGTCCCCCAGATGTGTGGCCTGGACGCCCTCCTGCTGTCTCGTAACTGCCTCTCAGAACTGCCCGCGGCCCTGGGGACCCTCCCCGCCCTCACCTTCCTCACTGTCACCCACAACCGCCTGCGaacagtgcccccagccctgggggcCCTGTCCAGCTTGCAGCGCCTCGATCTCTCTGGGAACTTGCTGGAGGCCCTGCCCCCTGAGATCGGAGGCCTGGGGAGCCTGGCCGAGCTCAATCTGGCCTCCAACCGGCTGCAGAGCCTTCCCAGCTCCCTCG CGGGGCTGCGGGCCCTACGGCTCTTCATTCTGCACAGCAACCTCCTGGCGTCGGTGCCCGCCAGCCTGGCCTGCCTCCCACTGCTCACCCGGCTTGACCTGAGGGACAACCAGCTCCGGGACGTGCCCCCTGAGCTGCTGGACGCCCCCTTCGTGCGGCTGCAAGGAAACCCCTTGGGCAGGCCCCCTCCTGACCCCCCTAGCCCCCCAG GGACACCCGTCGTCCCAGAAATGCCCAGGCTGTTGCTGACCTCAGATCTGGACAG CTTTGCCGTGACCCCCCAAGGCTGCTCCGTGACCTTGGCCTGCGGCGTCCGCCTGCGGTTCCCTGcgggggctgctgctgctcccgTGACCATCCGCTACCGCCTGTGGCCGCCGGAGCCGCGCCTCGTGCCCCTGGGTCCCCACGACGCTCTGCTCAGCGGGGTCCTGGAGCTGCAGCCCCACGGGGCGGCCTTCCAGCAG GAGGTGGGCCTGTGGCTGCCCTTCGTGCCCCCGCGGGCCCGGCGTTGCCGCGAGGTGGTGGTCAGGACGCTGAGTGGCAACAGCTGGAGCGACCTGGAGacctgcctggaggaggaggcgcCCACG CGGCTCTGGGCCCACTGCCAGGTGCCCCACTTCTCCTGGTTCCTCGTGGTTTCACGCCCTGTGTCCGATGCCCGACTGGTGCCGCCGGAGGGGACGCTGCTGTGCTCCTCGGGACACGCCGGGGTCAGGGTCACCTTCCCCCCGGGGGCCACCGAGGAGCCCCGGCACGTTCGCATGCAG GTGGTGCGCGTGGGCAGCAGAGAGCTGCAGGCCCTGCTCGGGGAGCCCGAGGCGGCCTCCAGCCCCCTGCTCTGCCTCTCGCAGAGCAGTCCCTCGAGCTTCCTTCGGCCAGTCACCATCCAGCTGCCTCTGCCACCCGGTGTCACAG GCCTGAGTCTGGACCGTGCCCGCCTGCACCTGCTGCATCGGGCCGCCCCCGCGGCCGCCTGGGACGACGTCACGGCGCAGGTGGCCCTGGAGCTCACGCACCTGTACGCACGCTTCCAGGTCACGCGCTTCTCCTG GTACTGGCTCTGGTACACCACCAAGGCCTGCGTGGGGAGCCTGGCGCAGAAGGCCTGGGAGCGGCTGCGGCTGCACCGCGTGAACCTCATCGCGCTGCAGAGACGCCGGGACCCCAAGCAGGTCCTGCTGCAGTGCCTGCCCCGAAGCAAG GTGGACGCCACCCTGCGGCGGCTGCTGGAGCGATACCGCGGCCCTGAGCCCTCAGACACCGTGGAGATGTTTGAGGGCGAGAAGTTCTTTGCCGCCTTCGAGAGGGGAATCGACATTGACGCAG ACCGCCCCGACTGCGTGGAGGGCAGGCTCTGCTTCGTCTTCTACTCCCACCTGAAGAACCTGAAGGAGGTGTACGTGACCACCGCCCTGGACCGACGGGCTCGGGCCGTGAGGGGCCAG GTGTCCTTCTACCGGGGCGAGGTGCCGGAGGGAGTGCCTGAGGAGGCAGAGGCTGCCCGGCAGAAGAGGGGCCCAGCTGCCCTGTGGATGGCCACTCTGCCCATCAAGCTGCCC AGATTGCGGGGATGCGAGGCCCCAACCCGGGAGCCTGGCCTCTCCCTGGCACCTCTGAACCTGGGCGACGCCGAGACtggcttcctgacccagagcaACCTGCTGAATGTGGCTGGGCGCCTGGGCCCTGACTGGCCAGCTGTGGCCCTGCACCTGGGCCTGCCTTACCGTGAGCTCCAGCGCATCCGGCATGAGTTCCG GGATGACCTGGATGGGCAGATCCGCCACATGCTCTTCTCCTGGGCGGAGCGCCAGGCTGGGCAGCCGGGGGCCGTGGGGCGCCTCGTGCAGGCTCTGGAGCAGAGTGACCGGCGGGACGTGGCCGAAGAGGTGCGGGCTGTCCTGGAGCTTGGCCGCCGCAAGTACCAGGAGGGCATCCGTCACACGAGCCTGGCCCCCAGGAACCTCGCCTCGCCTGACCGGTCGCCGTCACCTTCCCCAGAGCCTGCCCAGGCTTAG